In a genomic window of Zingiber officinale cultivar Zhangliang chromosome 9B, Zo_v1.1, whole genome shotgun sequence:
- the LOC122023733 gene encoding beta-1,2-xylosyltransferase XYXT1-like isoform X1: protein MKKQLWLGKKMKIAVASYHRGFDLLSLGVGVFIGCFIVSLTFLTMHRPYMLSFPSMASQVSKPADACSLISQRIEPNGKPRISDELSSNGVASEDDGFETPMCDTSSHRCDLCDIYGDVRIVSGGDSPPSVLRVSASSQSAGRRSWQVKPYARKWDRSVMRGIKPVDVRSAAVGGDAPPCAVSHSVPAVVFSTGGYVGNYFHDFADVLVPLFQSAREFDGEVLLVVSRLNLWWMAGKYGHYFRRISKYDPIDLDNDGRVHCFNRAIVGLRADEDLTIDPGKSRAGYTMADFRRFMSSTYGLNRRHAAKITEQAEKKPPRLLLITRSKSRMFMNAGDVTQLAEQLGFEVVTSEGEHDVAKFSRVVNSCDAMVGVHGAGLTNMVFLPANAVVIQVVPFGGHEWIATTYFGNPARGMGLKYLEYAIDADESTLTELYSRDDPVFRDPPAIHKLGWAKMGEIYLNKQNVRVDLGRFRPVLEKALELLRD, encoded by the exons ATGAAGAAGCAGCTGTGGCtggggaagaagatgaagattgCAGTAGCTTCGTATCACAGAGGATTTGATCTTCTGAGTCTGGGAGTTGGAGTTTTCATTGGATGCTTTATTGTCTCGCTCACCTTTCTCACCATGCACAGACCTTACATGCTTTCTTTTCCATCTA TGGCTTCTCAGGTGTCAAAACCAGCAGATGCCTGTTCTTTGATTTCTCAACGGATTG AGCCCAACGGCAAGCCGAGGATTTCTGATGAACTTTCAAGCAATGGAGTTGCTTCAG AGGACGACGGCTTCGAGACGCCGATGTGCGACACGTCGAGCCACCGGTGCGATCTCTGCGACATCTACGGCGACGTCAGGATCGTCTCCGGCGGAGACTCCCCTCCGTCAGTGCTCCGTGTTTCGGCCTCCTCTCAGTCCGCCGGGCGTCGGTCATGGCAGGTGAAACCGTACGCTCGGAAGTGGGACCGCAGCGTGATGCGCGGTATCAAGCCCGTCGACGTCCGCTCCGCTGCCGTTGGTGGCGACGCGCCGCCGTGCGCTGTCTCCCACTCCGTCCCTGCCGTCGTCTTCTCCACGGGAGGCTACGTCGGCAACTACTTTCACGATTTCGCCGACGTGCTCGTCCCTCTGTTCCAGTCCGCGCGTGAGTTCGACGGCGAGGTCCTCCTCGTCGTCTCCCGCTTGAATCTGTGGTGGATGGCCGGAAAGTACGGCCACTACTTCCGCCGGATCTCCAAGTACGACCCCATCGACCTCGACAACGACGGGCGCGTGCACTGCTTCAACCGCGCCATCGTCGGCCTCCGCGCCGACGAGGACCTCACGATCGACCCGGGGAAGTCGCGAGCGGGGTACACCATGGCGGACTTCCGCCGCTTCATGAGCTCCACCTACGGCCTCAACCGCCGCCACGCCGCCAAAATAACAGAGCAAGCGGAGAAGAAGCCGCCACGGCTGCTCCTGATCACGCGATCCAAGAGCAGAATGTTCATGAACGCCGGCGACGTCACTCAACTCGCCGAGCAGCTCGGATTCGAGGTGGTGACGTCGGAGGGCGAGCACGACGTGGCCAAGTTCTCGCGAGTTGTGAACTCCTGCGACGCCATGGTCGGCGTGCACGGCGCCGGGCTGACCAACATGGTGTTCCTCCCGGCGAACGCGGTGGTGATCCAGGTGGTGCCCTTCGGCGGGCACGAGTGGATCGCCACCACGTACTTCGGGAACCCGGCGAGGGGGATGGGGCTCAAGTACTTGGAGTACGCCATTGACGCCGACGAGAGCACGCTGACGGAGCTATACTCCAGGGACGATCCGGTGTTCAGGGATCCGCCGGCGATCCACAAGCTCGGGTGGGCGAAAATGGGGGAAATTTACTTGAATAAGCAAAATGTGAGGGTGGATTTGGGAAGATTTAGGCCTGTTCTTGAGAAGGCTCTTGAGCTTCTCAGGGATTAG
- the LOC122023733 gene encoding beta-1,2-xylosyltransferase XYXT1-like isoform X2 translates to MKIAVASYHRGFDLLSLGVGVFIGCFIVSLTFLTMHRPYMLSFPSMASQVSKPADACSLISQRIEPNGKPRISDELSSNGVASEDDGFETPMCDTSSHRCDLCDIYGDVRIVSGGDSPPSVLRVSASSQSAGRRSWQVKPYARKWDRSVMRGIKPVDVRSAAVGGDAPPCAVSHSVPAVVFSTGGYVGNYFHDFADVLVPLFQSAREFDGEVLLVVSRLNLWWMAGKYGHYFRRISKYDPIDLDNDGRVHCFNRAIVGLRADEDLTIDPGKSRAGYTMADFRRFMSSTYGLNRRHAAKITEQAEKKPPRLLLITRSKSRMFMNAGDVTQLAEQLGFEVVTSEGEHDVAKFSRVVNSCDAMVGVHGAGLTNMVFLPANAVVIQVVPFGGHEWIATTYFGNPARGMGLKYLEYAIDADESTLTELYSRDDPVFRDPPAIHKLGWAKMGEIYLNKQNVRVDLGRFRPVLEKALELLRD, encoded by the exons atgaagattgCAGTAGCTTCGTATCACAGAGGATTTGATCTTCTGAGTCTGGGAGTTGGAGTTTTCATTGGATGCTTTATTGTCTCGCTCACCTTTCTCACCATGCACAGACCTTACATGCTTTCTTTTCCATCTA TGGCTTCTCAGGTGTCAAAACCAGCAGATGCCTGTTCTTTGATTTCTCAACGGATTG AGCCCAACGGCAAGCCGAGGATTTCTGATGAACTTTCAAGCAATGGAGTTGCTTCAG AGGACGACGGCTTCGAGACGCCGATGTGCGACACGTCGAGCCACCGGTGCGATCTCTGCGACATCTACGGCGACGTCAGGATCGTCTCCGGCGGAGACTCCCCTCCGTCAGTGCTCCGTGTTTCGGCCTCCTCTCAGTCCGCCGGGCGTCGGTCATGGCAGGTGAAACCGTACGCTCGGAAGTGGGACCGCAGCGTGATGCGCGGTATCAAGCCCGTCGACGTCCGCTCCGCTGCCGTTGGTGGCGACGCGCCGCCGTGCGCTGTCTCCCACTCCGTCCCTGCCGTCGTCTTCTCCACGGGAGGCTACGTCGGCAACTACTTTCACGATTTCGCCGACGTGCTCGTCCCTCTGTTCCAGTCCGCGCGTGAGTTCGACGGCGAGGTCCTCCTCGTCGTCTCCCGCTTGAATCTGTGGTGGATGGCCGGAAAGTACGGCCACTACTTCCGCCGGATCTCCAAGTACGACCCCATCGACCTCGACAACGACGGGCGCGTGCACTGCTTCAACCGCGCCATCGTCGGCCTCCGCGCCGACGAGGACCTCACGATCGACCCGGGGAAGTCGCGAGCGGGGTACACCATGGCGGACTTCCGCCGCTTCATGAGCTCCACCTACGGCCTCAACCGCCGCCACGCCGCCAAAATAACAGAGCAAGCGGAGAAGAAGCCGCCACGGCTGCTCCTGATCACGCGATCCAAGAGCAGAATGTTCATGAACGCCGGCGACGTCACTCAACTCGCCGAGCAGCTCGGATTCGAGGTGGTGACGTCGGAGGGCGAGCACGACGTGGCCAAGTTCTCGCGAGTTGTGAACTCCTGCGACGCCATGGTCGGCGTGCACGGCGCCGGGCTGACCAACATGGTGTTCCTCCCGGCGAACGCGGTGGTGATCCAGGTGGTGCCCTTCGGCGGGCACGAGTGGATCGCCACCACGTACTTCGGGAACCCGGCGAGGGGGATGGGGCTCAAGTACTTGGAGTACGCCATTGACGCCGACGAGAGCACGCTGACGGAGCTATACTCCAGGGACGATCCGGTGTTCAGGGATCCGCCGGCGATCCACAAGCTCGGGTGGGCGAAAATGGGGGAAATTTACTTGAATAAGCAAAATGTGAGGGTGGATTTGGGAAGATTTAGGCCTGTTCTTGAGAAGGCTCTTGAGCTTCTCAGGGATTAG
- the LOC122023118 gene encoding phytolongin Phyl1.1-like: MDSDPNSRRPGNIVFFSISKDQDLVHFYNGGGEDLRALAQDWLRNAKRYHVWHSHTEGNKTFGFLMRDGLTFFAIDDAAGSGNAEMLSFLERLRDVHKNAPRKDKIDGEVLNWVLRVRSADKSRNGSKDDGALKIEEFPGSAGGVISLSQNLSLRLMAQQRARKLWWRQLKIVAAVDVLLCLAMFAICYEIYETFKHLALPLITKIQIYLMELTEDYG, translated from the exons ATGGATTCCGATCCCAATTCGCGTCGGCCGGGCAATATCGTCTTCTTCAGCATCTCCAAGGATCAGGATCTCGTCCACTTCTACAATGGCGGCGGCgaggacctccgggcgctcgccCAAGATTGGCTCCGCAACGCAAAGCGATACCACGTGTGGCACTCCCACACCGAAGGCAACAAGACGTTCGGCTTCCTGATGCGCGACGGCCTCACCTTCTTCGCCATCGACGACGCCGCCGGCTCCGGCAACGCCGAGATGCTCTCCTTCCTTGAGCGCCTCCGAGACGTCCACAAGAATGCGCCAAGGAAGGACAAGATCGACGGGGAGGTGCTCAACTGGGTCCTCCGGGTGAGATCCGCCGATAAATCGAGGAACGGGTCGAAGGACGACGGGGCTCTGAAGATCGAGGAATTCCCGGGGTCGGCTGGGGGCGTGATTTCTCTCAGCCAGAACTTGAGCTTGAGGCTCATGGCGCAGCAGCGCGCTCGGAAGTTGTGGTGGCGGCAGCTGAAGATCGTGGCCGCCGTCGACGTGCTGCTCTGTCTCGCGATGTTCGCGATCTG TTATGAAATTTACGAAACCTTCAAACATCTTGCATTACCTCTTATTACAAAGATTCAAATCTACCTCATGGAGTTGACTGAAGATTATGGATAA